Proteins from one Cellulosilyticum lentocellum DSM 5427 genomic window:
- a CDS encoding ABC transporter ATP-binding protein/permease, translating into MFNPRLIKLVPNSIHFIIHTVLYQWMGLLFNILATFSTAFLIEGLFFDKLTTSSLIIAFGLIILAIVVRFITNIKATRASYYASSEVKNKLRSLIYNKLLELGIHYNEEVSTSKVVQMASEGVEQIDIYFGRYLPQLFYSLLAPITLFIILSFLNIKVAFILLVCVPLIPISIIAVNKFAKKLFHKYWASYTGLGDHFLDNLEGLTTLKVYEADEHYNEVMNTDAEHFRKITMKVLTMQLNSITLMDLIAYGGAAIGIICSLIAFGNGSISLSETIIFLLLTSEFFIPLRLLGSFFHVAMNGMAAAKNIFALIDIESKDEIATTQAFKNGDIQISNVNFSYDEDRQILKDISMSIKQSSFVSIVGESGCGKSTIVSLLMGFNKCFEGHISIDGVPLGSIDSKSFMENVCIVKHQNYLFKGSIRHNLLMGNKNATDEALLEALKQVNLYDFVMSEGGLDFMLTEGASNLSGGQAQRLALARALLHDASIYIFDEATSNIDVESEGIIYNIIKTLATTKTVILISHRLANVVESDTIFVLDKGKLVEQGTHEELLAHGKTYSNLYMSQQNLENIFEGGHQNA; encoded by the coding sequence ATGTTTAATCCACGACTTATTAAATTAGTCCCCAACAGTATCCACTTTATCATTCACACTGTGCTTTATCAGTGGATGGGGTTACTTTTTAATATACTTGCTACTTTTTCAACTGCCTTCTTAATAGAAGGTTTATTTTTTGACAAGCTTACTACAAGTTCACTAATCATTGCCTTTGGGCTTATTATTCTAGCTATTGTAGTTCGCTTTATTACAAATATTAAAGCTACCCGCGCTTCTTACTACGCAAGTAGTGAAGTAAAAAACAAGCTTCGTTCTCTCATTTATAACAAATTGTTAGAACTAGGTATCCACTATAACGAAGAAGTTTCAACTTCAAAGGTGGTTCAAATGGCTAGTGAAGGTGTAGAACAAATCGATATTTACTTTGGCCGCTATTTACCTCAGCTTTTTTATAGCTTATTAGCACCTATTACCTTATTTATTATCCTCTCCTTCCTTAATATCAAGGTAGCTTTTATTTTATTAGTCTGTGTACCACTGATTCCTATATCAATTATTGCGGTTAACAAGTTTGCTAAAAAACTCTTTCATAAATACTGGGCCTCTTATACTGGGCTAGGAGATCATTTCTTAGATAACTTAGAAGGTCTTACAACGCTTAAAGTCTATGAAGCTGATGAGCACTACAATGAAGTGATGAATACAGATGCTGAACACTTTAGAAAAATCACTATGAAAGTACTCACTATGCAGCTTAATTCCATCACACTGATGGACCTTATTGCCTATGGTGGTGCAGCTATTGGTATTATCTGTAGTCTCATTGCTTTTGGAAATGGAAGCATTAGCTTAAGTGAAACCATTATCTTCTTACTTTTAACAAGTGAATTCTTCATTCCACTTCGTCTATTAGGTTCTTTCTTCCACGTAGCAATGAACGGAATGGCAGCTGCTAAAAATATATTCGCTCTTATTGATATTGAATCTAAGGATGAAATAGCTACTACTCAGGCGTTTAAAAATGGAGATATTCAAATCTCAAATGTTAACTTTAGCTATGATGAAGACCGTCAGATTTTAAAAGACATCTCTATGTCTATTAAGCAAAGTAGCTTTGTATCTATTGTAGGAGAATCAGGCTGTGGTAAATCTACTATTGTTTCTCTTCTTATGGGATTTAATAAATGCTTTGAGGGCCACATAAGCATTGACGGGGTGCCACTGGGTAGCATTGATTCAAAATCATTTATGGAGAATGTATGTATTGTTAAGCATCAAAACTATCTTTTTAAAGGTAGCATTAGACACAATCTCCTCATGGGAAATAAAAATGCAACAGATGAAGCGTTATTAGAAGCCTTAAAACAAGTGAACCTCTATGACTTTGTTATGTCAGAAGGCGGTCTTGACTTTATGCTAACTGAAGGGGCTTCTAATCTTTCAGGTGGACAAGCACAACGATTAGCTTTAGCCCGTGCTTTACTCCATGATGCCTCTATTTATATCTTTGACGAAGCAACTTCAAATATTGATGTTGAAAGTGAAGGCATTATTTATAACATCATTAAAACATTAGCTACAACTAAAACTGTTATTTTAATTTCTCATCGCCTTGCTAATGTTGTAGAAAGTGATACCATCTTTGTCTTAGACAAAGGAAAACTCGTAGAACAAGGAACTCATGAAGAGCTCTTAGCTCATGGCAAAACTTATTCTAACCTCTATATGAGTCAACAAAATCTAGAAAATATATTTGAAGGAGGACATCAAAATGCCTAA
- the cydC gene encoding thiol reductant ABC exporter subunit CydC, translating to MPKSGLTIMRKLLKLISPFTLIMMITITMGVLGFLAAIGITVFGAFGILATLDIPLLPFFTEMKAIYISLAIFAIMRGVLRYMEQSSGHYIAFKLLAFIRDKVFKSLRRLAPSKLDHKDNGQLIALITSDIELLEVFYAHTIAPIAIAIITCLIMLGIIGYYSPLMALVAFFAYITIGAIIPYFTAKSAREDGRVYRENVGELNQYFLESLRGMREIILFDQGAARHEAIQAKSIKADESTKKIKAHEGITKAITETALLSFSALMLLVGILLCQNGSLSFGGFLIALVCLMSSYGPVVALSNLSNNLLQTLASGERVLSLLEEKPDTPEITVGHEVTDTGIEVENVSFAYQSTPILKDLSISIKKGEIIGISGKSGCGKSTLLKLIMHFHETREGQISIGRHNVNQVMTSSLRQNMAYVTQDTYLFDSTLEENLRIAKRNATMEELIEACKKANLYDFIVSLPNGFKSKVGELGDSLSGGERQRLGIARAFLHDSPVILLDEPTSNLDSLNESIILNALKAHSEDKTIILVSHRASTMSIADRIYYMQEGRAS from the coding sequence ATGCCTAAAAGCGGCCTTACTATCATGCGCAAACTCCTTAAGTTAATTTCTCCCTTTACTCTTATTATGATGATTACCATCACCATGGGTGTGCTCGGCTTTTTAGCTGCTATTGGGATTACTGTTTTTGGAGCATTTGGTATTTTAGCGACCCTCGATATACCACTTCTTCCATTCTTTACTGAAATGAAAGCAATCTATATTAGCTTAGCTATCTTTGCTATTATGCGTGGTGTTTTAAGATATATGGAGCAATCGAGTGGCCACTACATTGCCTTTAAACTCTTAGCCTTCATAAGAGATAAAGTGTTTAAATCTCTTAGAAGATTAGCTCCAAGTAAATTAGATCATAAAGATAACGGGCAACTCATTGCCCTTATTACTTCAGATATTGAGCTGTTAGAGGTATTCTATGCTCATACTATTGCGCCTATTGCCATTGCCATCATTACTTGCCTTATTATGCTAGGTATTATTGGTTACTACTCACCTCTCATGGCACTTGTTGCTTTCTTTGCTTATATTACTATTGGGGCAATCATCCCTTATTTTACAGCAAAAAGTGCTCGTGAAGATGGTAGGGTTTATCGTGAAAATGTAGGGGAACTTAATCAATACTTCCTTGAATCCTTACGAGGCATGAGAGAAATCATCCTCTTTGATCAAGGTGCTGCTCGTCATGAAGCTATTCAAGCAAAAAGTATTAAAGCCGATGAAAGCACTAAGAAAATCAAGGCTCATGAAGGTATTACCAAAGCCATTACAGAAACAGCACTTTTAAGCTTCTCTGCATTGATGCTTTTAGTAGGTATCTTGCTTTGCCAAAATGGTTCACTTTCTTTTGGCGGCTTCCTCATTGCTTTAGTTTGCCTTATGAGCTCCTATGGACCAGTTGTAGCTTTAAGTAATCTCTCTAATAATCTTCTTCAAACTTTAGCTAGTGGTGAGCGTGTCCTATCACTCTTGGAAGAAAAACCAGATACCCCAGAAATTACTGTTGGCCATGAAGTTACAGATACAGGTATCGAAGTAGAAAATGTCTCCTTTGCCTACCAAAGTACCCCTATTTTAAAAGACCTTTCTATTTCCATTAAAAAAGGTGAAATCATTGGCATATCTGGTAAAAGTGGCTGTGGTAAATCAACTCTCCTTAAGCTTATTATGCATTTCCATGAGACTAGGGAAGGTCAGATTTCAATAGGGCGTCATAATGTGAATCAAGTGATGACTTCTAGCCTCCGTCAAAATATGGCTTATGTTACACAAGATACTTATCTCTTTGATTCAACTCTTGAGGAAAATCTTCGCATTGCCAAACGTAATGCTACAATGGAGGAACTCATTGAAGCTTGTAAAAAAGCTAATCTCTATGACTTCATTGTTTCTTTACCAAATGGGTTTAAAAGTAAAGTAGGTGAACTAGGCGATAGCCTCTCTGGTGGAGAACGTCAACGATTAGGAATTGCTAGAGCTTTCTTACATGACAGCCCAGTCATCCTTCTAGATGAACCAACCAGTAACTTAGATAGTTTAAATGAAAGCATTATCTTAAATGCTTTAAAAGCACATAGTGAAGACAAAACCATTATCTTAGTTAGTCATAGAGCATCTACTATGAGTATTGCCGACCGTATCTACTACATGCAGGAAGGAAGAGCCTCTTAA
- a CDS encoding nitrous oxide-stimulated promoter family protein has protein sequence MSRIEQEKRVVTAMIGVYCRKKHKSRTLCPDCEALNAYARKRLSCCKYGENKSFCSACKTHCYAPQHKDKIKEVMRFSGPWMLLYHPIMAIKHLLTTH, from the coding sequence ATGTCTCGTATTGAACAAGAAAAGCGAGTCGTAACAGCTATGATTGGTGTTTACTGCCGTAAAAAACACAAATCTAGAACCCTATGTCCAGACTGTGAAGCACTTAATGCTTATGCCAGGAAGAGGTTAAGCTGCTGCAAATATGGTGAAAACAAAAGCTTCTGTAGCGCCTGCAAAACCCATTGTTATGCGCCACAACACAAAGACAAAATTAAAGAAGTTATGCGCTTTAGCGGCCCTTGGATGCTTCTTTATCATCCTATTATGGCCATTAAACATCTGCTAACCACTCACTAA
- a CDS encoding M56 family metallopeptidase, producing MLERLFLEILNMSFTASFVICFVMITRLLLKRVPKIFTYVIWSIVLFRLICPFSIESIMSLMPVNTKPISHEILYMQTPSIHTGLNNMDQLVNNALPVATIEASVNPMQIWTFSGLIVWGVGVVILLAYGIFSLIKLKRKLETSRHEENNIYITEQLEVPFVLGIVHPKIYLPEGLLPDEKHYILLHEQIHIKRYDHIIRLISFIVVCIHWFNPLVWAAFFMAGKDMEMSCDEAVIKSLGNDVKKAYSSSLLSFAVGKRHTGLIPLAFGEGSTKSRVKNVLSYKKPSFWVVSIILIGIFLLSVGLLTNPITFSTALVAKEVDLTKFESSIIGSEMPRILYADRNKVIFEASGVYVYDLKKEELVCSYAFESFDTQLLKNNKVFVFSLADGKQIIWGFEDTAGNDVKAYSCITGEKNLMEVSKELMATYQKNSFSCYYPNENDERYNQSFGAITMLPGTQDEVIYLTFTSVEVATIKIVYESSLEHKEYQVFGKQQEVTNKQEVEEMRPTPQMEASPIQEYAEQYVAEMFESYSKYTTFKLVDSKITALNKIATFTHLTNAPIELWAIEYRLLPDNIGNVLLAGGMNTIDGWITENGDMGKPILVFSIENGGPEYLGVLRSGYLGNTLSGQEVALRQFLEKSGKLPKETYSGEHILVKFPLSTGETCKLLLSQPAKKGSGGIWCVERWMDGNGSIYYDDPQVDTILMEYYEGMQEAYDKGEMPWLVDTKNVALKYTNKVLGQMLTYKDIELIENASLSDFQQLPVSIHFGYISDFQLDTELFHFDRAEWVTSSQEERMNELNLSDADMPNGFYIYNPKHYLDTFIVNEYTQYHFMKKAKESDELNEYTTTDRNEFYSYLSGYEEGSTPPFWVQTQGGYVTNIREQYLS from the coding sequence ATGCTAGAAAGGTTATTTTTAGAAATCCTTAATATGAGTTTTACAGCAAGCTTTGTTATTTGCTTTGTAATGATTACTAGACTTTTACTTAAAAGAGTACCTAAAATTTTCACCTATGTTATTTGGAGTATTGTGCTATTTCGTCTGATTTGTCCCTTCTCTATAGAAAGTATTATGAGCCTTATGCCTGTAAACACAAAGCCTATCTCACATGAGATTTTGTATATGCAGACACCTAGTATCCATACTGGGCTTAATAATATGGATCAACTCGTTAATAATGCTTTACCTGTAGCTACTATAGAAGCTAGTGTTAACCCTATGCAGATATGGACTTTTAGTGGGTTAATTGTCTGGGGAGTAGGCGTGGTAATCTTATTAGCGTATGGAATATTCTCTCTTATTAAATTAAAGAGGAAGCTAGAAACAAGTCGACATGAAGAAAACAATATTTATATAACAGAGCAGCTAGAGGTTCCTTTTGTGTTAGGTATCGTTCATCCTAAGATTTATTTGCCAGAGGGACTTTTGCCTGATGAAAAGCATTATATTCTTTTGCATGAACAAATACACATTAAAAGATATGATCATATTATCAGGCTCATTAGTTTTATAGTGGTGTGTATCCATTGGTTTAATCCACTTGTATGGGCAGCTTTTTTTATGGCAGGGAAAGATATGGAGATGTCTTGTGATGAGGCAGTCATTAAGTCTCTAGGAAATGATGTCAAAAAGGCATATTCTTCCTCATTACTATCCTTTGCAGTAGGGAAAAGGCATACTGGACTTATACCTCTTGCCTTTGGGGAAGGCAGTACCAAAAGCCGTGTTAAAAATGTATTAAGTTATAAGAAACCTAGTTTTTGGGTAGTAAGTATCATCTTAATAGGAATATTCCTATTAAGTGTGGGACTTTTGACGAATCCGATTACTTTCTCCACGGCGTTAGTTGCAAAAGAGGTGGATTTAACAAAGTTTGAAAGTAGTATCATAGGTTCAGAAATGCCTAGGATACTCTATGCGGATAGAAATAAGGTGATTTTTGAAGCTAGTGGCGTTTATGTGTATGATCTTAAAAAGGAAGAGCTTGTATGCTCCTATGCGTTTGAAAGCTTTGATACCCAGCTTCTTAAGAATAATAAAGTTTTTGTATTTTCACTAGCAGATGGAAAGCAGATCATATGGGGATTTGAAGATACAGCAGGCAATGACGTAAAGGCTTATAGCTGCATTACAGGGGAGAAAAACTTAATGGAGGTTAGCAAAGAGCTAATGGCTACCTATCAAAAAAATAGTTTTTCGTGCTATTATCCTAATGAAAATGATGAACGTTACAATCAGTCGTTTGGGGCCATTACTATGCTACCAGGTACCCAGGATGAAGTAATTTATTTAACTTTTACTAGCGTAGAAGTCGCTACCATTAAAATTGTTTATGAAAGTAGCTTAGAGCATAAGGAGTATCAAGTGTTTGGGAAGCAACAGGAGGTCACAAATAAGCAAGAAGTAGAAGAGATGAGGCCAACACCACAAATGGAGGCATCCCCTATCCAAGAATATGCAGAGCAGTATGTAGCTGAAATGTTTGAAAGCTATTCTAAGTATACGACATTTAAGCTTGTAGATAGCAAAATAACAGCATTAAATAAAATAGCTACCTTTACCCATTTAACGAATGCCCCTATTGAACTATGGGCTATTGAGTATCGCTTGCTTCCAGATAATATTGGTAATGTCTTACTGGCAGGAGGTATGAATACTATAGATGGTTGGATTACTGAAAATGGAGATATGGGAAAGCCTATTTTAGTTTTTAGTATTGAAAATGGAGGGCCAGAGTATTTAGGAGTACTAAGGTCTGGATATCTAGGAAACACATTATCAGGGCAAGAAGTAGCTCTTAGACAATTCCTTGAGAAAAGTGGAAAGCTTCCTAAGGAAACCTATTCAGGGGAACATATCTTAGTAAAATTTCCTCTTTCTACAGGAGAAACCTGTAAACTCTTATTATCTCAACCAGCCAAAAAAGGAAGTGGTGGCATATGGTGCGTAGAAAGGTGGATGGATGGTAATGGTAGCATTTACTATGATGATCCACAAGTAGATACTATCCTTATGGAGTATTATGAGGGTATGCAGGAGGCATATGATAAGGGTGAAATGCCTTGGCTTGTAGATACGAAGAATGTGGCACTGAAATACACCAATAAGGTGCTTGGTCAGATGCTTACCTATAAGGATATTGAACTCATAGAAAATGCATCCCTTAGTGACTTTCAGCAGTTACCAGTCAGTATCCATTTTGGATATATATCAGATTTTCAGCTAGATACAGAGCTATTTCATTTTGATAGAGCAGAGTGGGTTACAAGTAGTCAGGAAGAACGAATGAACGAACTGAATTTAAGTGATGCGGATATGCCAAATGGCTTTTATATTTATAATCCTAAGCATTACCTGGATACATTTATAGTCAATGAATATACTCAGTATCATTTTATGAAGAAAGCTAAAGAGTCTGATGAGTTAAATGAGTATACTACCACAGATAGAAATGAGTTTTATAGCTACCTCAGTGGGTATGAAGAAGGAAGTACTCCTCCGTTTTGGGTGCAAACACAGGGTGGTTATGTAACCAACATTCGTGAACAGTACCTCTCATAA
- a CDS encoding BlaI/MecI/CopY family transcriptional regulator: METYKLGEMEQKFADLIWNNEPISSRELTQLCEKAFMWKRTTTYTMLKRLCERKIFENSHGTVRALMKREEFLGAQGEQFVEESFGGSLPQFLAAFTRRKKLSEKEIEEIRTLIDAQEEG; the protein is encoded by the coding sequence ATGGAAACTTATAAATTAGGTGAAATGGAGCAAAAGTTTGCTGATTTAATATGGAATAACGAACCCATCAGCTCTCGTGAGTTAACTCAGTTATGTGAGAAAGCCTTTATGTGGAAGAGAACGACTACTTATACTATGCTAAAGCGTTTGTGTGAACGTAAAATATTTGAAAATAGTCATGGAACGGTAAGGGCATTGATGAAAAGGGAAGAGTTTTTAGGTGCCCAAGGAGAACAGTTTGTAGAAGAATCTTTTGGTGGTTCTCTGCCACAATTTTTAGCGGCCTTCACAAGGCGAAAGAAGCTTAGTGAAAAAGAAATAGAGGAAATAAGAACGCTCATTGATGCACAGGAGGAGGGATAA